The genome window GCTTCACGGCCATCGTCGCCGCGATCGTGTACGCCGCACCGGTCGCCATCAAGATCATCGCGGACGGGGTACGGGCCGTGCCCGCGGCCACCGTCGAGGCGGCCACCTCCGCCGGGTGCAACACCTGGCAGATCATCACCAAGGTCCAGCTGCCGATGTCACGCAGTGCCCTGACGCTCGCCACCAACCAGGGCCTGATCTATGTGCTGTCGATGGTGGTGGTGGGCGGCCTGGTGGGAGCCGGCGCCCTCGGCTACGACGTCGTGGCCGGATTCTCCCAGGGACAGCTGTACGGGAAGGGACTCGCGGCGGGCCTCGCCATCGTCCTTCTCGGTGTCATGTTCGACCGGATCACCCAGGCCGCGGCCCGCCGCGTGAGCGCATAAGGAGCACTGACCATGGCAACACGGATACGACAGTGGAGAGCCGGTGTGGCCGGGCTGGCCGTTCTCGGTCTCGCCCTCACCGCGTGCGGCGGCGCGAAGGTCGGTGACGAGTCCTCGGGTTCCGACAGCTCGGGCGACTCCGGCAAGTGCGGCACCTTCAACCTGGCCGTCAACCCGTGGGTGGGCTACGAGGCGAACGCGGCGGTCGTCGCGTACGTCGCGGAGAACGACCTCGGCTGCAAGGTCACCAAGAAGGACCTGAAAGAGGAGATCGCCTGGCAGGGCTTCGGGACGGGCGAGGTGGACGCCGTCATCGAGAACTGGGGCCACGACGATCTGAAGAAGAAGTACATCACCGACCAGAAGACCGCCGTCGAGGCCGGCGCGACCGGCAACGAAGGGCTGATCGGCTGGTACGTGCCGCCGTGGCTGGCGAAGGAACACCCCGACATCACCGACTGGAACAACCTCGACAAGTACGCCGACGAATTCAAGACCTCCGAGTCCGGCGGCAAGGGCCAACTCCTCGACGGCGACCCGTCCTTCGTCACCAACGACGAGGCCCTGGTGAAAAACCTGAAGCTGGACTTCAAGGTGGTGTACGCGGGCAGCGAGACCGCGTTGATCCAGGCCTTCCGGGACGCCGAGAAGAACAAGAAGTGGGTGATCGGCTACTTCTACGAGCCGCAGTGGTTCATGGCCGAGGTGCCGCTGGTCAAGGTCAAGCTGCCCGAGTACAAGGCGGGCTGTGACGCCGACGCGGAGAAGGTCGCCTGCGACTATCCCGTCTACAAGCTCGACAAGATCGTCAGCACGAAGTTCGCGGAGTCGGGCAGCCCCGCCTACGACCTGGTCAAGAACTTCACCTGGACCAACGACGACCAGAACACGGTCGCCAAGTACATCGCCGTGGACAAGATGACGCCCGAGGCGGCGGCGAAGAAGTGGGTCGAGGCCAACCGGGCGAAGGTGGACGCCTGGATCAAGTGAGCCCGGGTTTCCGGTTCGGTTGTGCATGACTGCCCGGTGGGCGGTGCGCGCGCGTCTGCGCCCCGCCCACCGGGCATCGCGTTTCTCCCGCTCCGACCCGGAGCCCCGGGGACGGGACGGGTAGGGGCGGCGGGGGCGAGGAAACGTCGTATGTCCCCCCTCCCGGGCCCTCTTGACACCCACCTGCCCGGAAGGCACATTGAGTTGCGCAACCTGAACTGTGTTGCGCACGAAGCAACTGAACCGGCTGGACTCGGCTTTCAATCGGAGGTGCGGCGATGGCGGGACCCCGAGTGGTCATCATCGGAGCGGGCGTCGTGGGCGCGGCACTCGCGGACGAGATCTCCGCACGCGGCTGGACCGAAGTGACCGTGGTCGACCAGGGCCCGCTCCCCGCCACCGGGGGCTCCTCGTCACACGCACCGGGCCTGGTCTTCCAGACCAACCCCTCCAAGACCATGACCGAGTTGGCGCGCTACACCGTCGAGAAGTTCTGCTCCCTCGACGTCGACGGCCAGCCCTGCTTCCTCCAGGTCGGCGGCCTCGAAGTGGCCACCACCCCCGAGCGCCTCACCGAACTCCACCGCCGCCACGGCTGGATCACCGCCTGGGGCATCGAGTCCCGCCTGCTGACCGCCGACGAGTGCGTCGAGCGGCACCCGCTGGTCGACCGCGACAAGGTCCTCGGCGGCCTCCTGGTCCCCACCGACGGCCTCGCCAAGGCCGTCCTCGCCGTCGAGGCCCAGATCCGCCGCGCCACCGAACGCGGCGTGACCTTCCTGGCCCGCCACGAGGTCCTCGACGTGCTCCACACCGACGGCGAGATCACCGGCGTCCGCACCGACCAGGGCGATCTGGAAGCCGACATCGTCGTGTGCTGCGCCGGTATCTGGGGCCCGAAGATCGCCCGCATGGTGGGGATGAACCTTCCGCTCACCCCGCTCGCCCACCAGCTCGCCTGGACCGGCCCGGTACCGGCGCTGGCCGGCCAGACCGAGGAGGCGATCCGGCCGATCCTGCGCCACCAGGACGCCGACCTCTACTACCGCGACCGCTTCGACACCCTCGGCATCGGCTACTACGGACACCGCCCGATGCCCATCACCGCCGACGAGATCCTCTCCGTGGACGAGGCCGACGAGATGCCCTCGGTCCTGAAGTTCACCGAGGAGGACTTCGAGCCGGCCTGGACCGAGACCCAGGCCCTCCTGCCCGCCACGGCGGAGGCCAAGGTCGAGGAGGGCATCAACGGCCTGTTCTCCTTCACCACCGACGGCTACCCGCTCCTCGGCGAGTCCCCGGACGTCAAGGGCTTCTGGGTCGCCGAGGCCGTCTGGGTCACCCACTCCGCCGGTGTGGGCCGGGCCGTCGCCGAATGGCTGGTCGACGGCCACTGCTCCTCGTTCGACCTGCACGAGTGCGACGTCAACCGCTTCGAGCCGCACCAGCTGTCCCCGGAGTACGTCCTCGCCCGCGACTGCCAGAACTTCGTCGAGGTCTACGACATCCTCCACCCCCTCCAGCCGTCGGGCGACCCCCGCCCGATCCGCAGGAGCCCCTTCCACTCCCGTCAGCAGGAGCACGGCGCCGTCTTCCTGGAGGCCAACGGCTGGGAGCGCCCGCAGTGGTACGAGGCCAACGCCCCGCTGGTCGAGGGCCGCAGCATCCCCACCCCCAACGACTGGGCCGCGCGCCACTGGTCGCCCGTCGTCGGCGCCGAGGCCCAGGCCACCCGCGAGACCGTCGCCCTGTACGACATGACCGCCCTCAAGCGGCTCGAAGTCACCGGCCTCGGCGCCGCGGACTTCCTGGAGCGGCTGACCACGAGCAAGGTCGCCAAGTCCGTCGGCTCGGTGACCTACACCCTGCTGCTGGACCACGACGGCGGAATCCGCAGCGACATCACGGTCGCCCGCCTGGGCCGCGACCTGTTCCAGGTCGGCGCCAACGGCAATCTGGACCTCGACTGGTTCACCCGCCACCTTCCCGCCGACGGCACGGTCCAGGTCCGCGACATCACCCCCGGCACCTGCTGCGTCGGCCTGTGGGGCCCGCTGGCCCGCAAGGTCCTCCAGCCCCTGACCGACGAGGACTTCACCAACGACGGCCTCAAGTACTTCCGCGCCAAGCGCGCCCACATCGGCTCCGTCCCCGTGACGGCCATGCGGCTGTCGTACGTCGGCGAACTCGGCTGGGAGCTGTACACCACGGCCGACCTGGGCCAGAAGCTGTGGGACACCCTCTGGGCCGCCGCCCGGCCCCTCGGCGGTGTCATCGCCGGCCGCGGCGCCTTCAACAGCCTCCGCCTGGAGAAGGGTTACCGCTCCTTCGGCACCGACATGACCTACGAGCACGACCCGTACGAGGCCGGCGTCGGCTTCGCCGTCAAGCCCGACAAGGGCGACTTCATCGGCAAGGCCGCGCTGGAGCGCCGGGCCACAGACGTACGGCGGAAGTTGACGTGCCTCACGATCGAGGACCCGCGCTCGGTCGTCATGGGCAAGGAGCCGGTGTACGACGGCGAGCGGGCCGTCGGCTATGTCACCAGCGCGGCGTACGGCTACACCATCGGCAAGGGGATCGCCTACGCGTGGCTGCCGGCGGAGGTCGCGGTGCCGGGGGCCACGGTGCACATCGGGTACTTCGACCAGCGCGTCGAGGCGGTCGTGGGCGAGGAGCCGCTGTTCGATCCGTCGATGTCCCGGCTGCGTGGGTGAGGGGTTCGATGCGAAGAGGGTGCCGCGATGGGGTGTCGGGCGGCCCCAGGTGGTTCGTGGCCGCCGCGTGGAAGGCGCACGCCGTATGACCTCGGTTCGCATCGCCCAGTAACCGTTTGTCATCCATTCGTGCCGTGGCGTCATTGTGCCGTCGCGTCGGCGTCGGCCGCCTCGTCCTGCGCCATGCGCAGGAAGCGCTGGATCGCCTCGACCGACATGTCGAGCGCCTCGGACGCGGCCTGCTCGTCGCCGAACATCTGCACGGCCTCGGTGACGGCCACGGCCAACTCGGCCTCCGCCTTGCGGACCTTGCCCTCGGCCTTGTCGACGGTGTCGACCACGGCCAGCTGCCGGCGCTGCTTCTCCTGAAGGCGCTGTTTACGGGAGAGTGTCTTGTCGGTGTTCTGCGCAGTCATGACCAAGATCATAATTGCTGGAGCCCAACACCCGTACCGGCCCCGGAAGTTCACCCCGAGCAGGGGGCGGATGAGGGACAGTGGGGATGAGAGACGGTGGGGCATTCGAATCACCCGGCGAGGCGAGGGGATCTCTCATGGCGCGGGCGCTGGACCGGGTGCTGGCGGTGGTCGAGGAGCGACGGGCCGAGTTCGACGAGAAGCGGCACATCCCGCGCGAGGTGATCGCCGTCTTCAAGGACGCGGGAATCTACCGGGCCGGCGCACCGAGACGATTCGGCGGCGACGCCCTCCCGCCCGCCGACTTCCTCCGTCTCGTCGAGCGGATCTCGGCCGTCGACGGCTCCGCCGGCTGGGTCGCGAGCTTCGGCTCCTCCCTCGTCTATCTGGCCGCGCTGCCGCTCGCCACCCAGGCCGAGTTGTACGCCGACGGCCCCGATGTGGTCTTCGCGGGCGGCCTGTTCCCCGTACAGCCCGCCGAACGCGTCCCGGGCGGCTACCGCGTCTCGGGACGCTGGAGGTTCGCCAGCGGCTGCACCGCCGCCGATGTCCTCGGCGTCGGCATCAAGGCCGGTGCGGACAGGGCCGGACGGCCCCTCACCGCCGTACTGCGCCCCGACCGGGTGCGGATCGCCGAGAACTGGGACGTCGTCGGTCTGCGCGGCACCGGCAGCCATGACCTGGTCGTCGACGGGGAGGTGGTACCCGAGGAGTGGACGTTCGTCCGCGGCAGCGAGGCCACCGTCGACGAACCCCTCTACCGCTACCCCACCGTCCCCTACGCCTCCCAGGTCCTCGCGGTCGTCGGCCTCGGCGTCGCCCGCGCCGCCCTCGACCATGTGATCGCACAGGGCGGCCGTCCCGGCCACACCGGCGCGCCCAGGCCCGCCGAGCGCGCCACCTACCGCATCACGGTCGGTCAGGCGGAGGCCCAACTCCGGTCCGCCCGCGCCTTCTTCTACGAGGCGACGGAGGAGGCGTGGACGACGGTCGAGGCGGGCGACCCGGTGACGGACCGGCAGGCGAGCGCGCTGCGCCTGGCCTCCGCGCATCTCGCCAAGACCTCCTTCGACGTCGTACGGGCGGCCTATCAGCTCGGCGGTATCGACGCCGTCGACGAGGCGAGCCCGCTCCAGCGCCATCTGCGCGACGCGTCGGTGGTGCCGCAGCACGCCTTCCTCCAGGAGGGCATGTACGACGGCGCGGGGGCGGTCCTCATGGGCGCCGAGCCCTTCCCCGGCTACCTCTGAACCCGTGCGGGTACGTCCGCGCGGCGTGACGCGTACGCACCCCGGTGGACCGGGCAGAGTGGGGACGGCACGCACCGTGCGGGCCGCCGAGCGCGGCACCCGTCATGACACCGGTCCTGACCTCGGTCGCGGCACCGGTCGCGGTACCGGTCGCGGAAGTCCACCACGCGAGAGGGGATCATGCGTTCTCCGACCTTCGTCTTCGGTACGGGGCGCAGCGGTTCGACGGCGCTGTCCCGCATCCTCAACGCTCACCCGGACGTACTGAGCCTCAACGAGTACATGGCCTCGGTGGGCGACGCGGCCTTCCCCTCGGGGGAGCTGGGCGGCGAGGAGTTCTGGCAGGCGATCTTCCGGCCCGCGCCGCATTTCGAGCGGATGCTCCGCAGTGGGGTGCCGCTGCCGGAGTTTCTCTACACCCGCCGCCCCGGCAGATACGCGACGGGGACTACGGGCATTCCCGCGCTCTCCCTGATGGTGCTGCCCCACCTCACCGACGACCCGGACGGACTCCTCGACGCACTCGGCGCGGCGGTGGTCCGATGGCCCGAACGCACCGCCGCCGAGCACCACCGCGCCCTGTTCGGCCTGCTCTGCGCCAGGTTCGGCCGCACCGCCGTGGTGGAGCGCTCCGGCTACTCGACCGGCTGGGCCCCGAGGCTGCGCGAGGCCTTCCCGGACGCCGGATTCGTGCATCTGTTCCGTGACGGCCCGGACTGCGCCCTGTCCATGAGCCGCCACCCCGGGTACCGCGCGATCTCCCTGCTCCGCGAGATCAAGTCCCGCGCCGGCGTGGGCAGTTTCGCCGAGCTGACGCCCGAGCACGTCCGCGCGCTGCCCCCGGACCTGGCACCCCTGCTCGACGACCGCTTCGACCCCGCCCTCGTGCGCGACCGGCACATCCCGCTGCGGGTCTTCGGCGCCCTGTGGTCCGAACTGGTCACCGAGGGAACGGAGTTCCTGACCCGGCTCCCCGCGGACCGGCGCGCCGCCCTCTCCTACGAGAGCCTCCTGGACCACCCGGCCGAGGAGCTGACCCGCCTGGCCGAGTTCATCGGCGTGGACCCCCTGCCGCGATGGCTGCGCACCGGGGCCGCCCTCCTCGACCACAGCCGCCGAGGCTCCGCCCGCGGCCTGCCCGCCGCCGAACTGGCCCGACTGCGGGACGACTGCGCCCCGGGCACCCGCGCCCTCAAGGGATAGCGTTCACTCTCCATCGTTGCAACGGAGTTGTGGATGCTTGTTGCGTTAATGTCGCGACCATTGCAATGAAATCGGCGCATTAACCTGGCTATATTGAGATCTCGTGCAATATTGACGTTGCTGGATCCATGAATGCAACGTAGCGTTTCCGTATCGAGAAACTCTGGATGGGCGAGGGGGTCGGACCATGGACACAGCACGCGGTCGGCACGGGACGGCACCCGGCGCCGTCACCGCCTTCGCCCGCTTCGCGGTCTGCGGCGGGGGAGTCGGCGTCGCCTCCGGCTTCGCCGTGGCGGCCCTCGCCTCCTGGCTGCCCTGGGCCCTGGCCAACGCCCTGATCACCGTGGCGTCCACGCTCCTCGCCACCGAACTGCACGCCCGCTTCACCTTCGGCGCGGGCGGCCGGGCGACCTGGCGTCAGCACACCCAGTCGGCCGGATCGGCGGTGGCGGCGTACGCGGTGACCTGCGTGGCGGTGCTCGTCCTGCGGGAGTCCGTGGCCGAACCCGGCGCGGTGCTCGAACAGGTCGTCTATCTGTCGGCCTCCGCGCTCGCCGGAGTCGCCCGCTTCGCGGTGCTGCGCCTCGTCGTCTTCGCGCGGAACCGTCCCGGACGCGATCTCTGCCTCGTCGCCTGACCGTCAGATGCGGGCCAGCGCCGCCCGAAGCTTGTTCCGCGA of Streptomyces phaeolivaceus contains these proteins:
- a CDS encoding GcvT family protein; the encoded protein is MAGPRVVIIGAGVVGAALADEISARGWTEVTVVDQGPLPATGGSSSHAPGLVFQTNPSKTMTELARYTVEKFCSLDVDGQPCFLQVGGLEVATTPERLTELHRRHGWITAWGIESRLLTADECVERHPLVDRDKVLGGLLVPTDGLAKAVLAVEAQIRRATERGVTFLARHEVLDVLHTDGEITGVRTDQGDLEADIVVCCAGIWGPKIARMVGMNLPLTPLAHQLAWTGPVPALAGQTEEAIRPILRHQDADLYYRDRFDTLGIGYYGHRPMPITADEILSVDEADEMPSVLKFTEEDFEPAWTETQALLPATAEAKVEEGINGLFSFTTDGYPLLGESPDVKGFWVAEAVWVTHSAGVGRAVAEWLVDGHCSSFDLHECDVNRFEPHQLSPEYVLARDCQNFVEVYDILHPLQPSGDPRPIRRSPFHSRQQEHGAVFLEANGWERPQWYEANAPLVEGRSIPTPNDWAARHWSPVVGAEAQATRETVALYDMTALKRLEVTGLGAADFLERLTTSKVAKSVGSVTYTLLLDHDGGIRSDITVARLGRDLFQVGANGNLDLDWFTRHLPADGTVQVRDITPGTCCVGLWGPLARKVLQPLTDEDFTNDGLKYFRAKRAHIGSVPVTAMRLSYVGELGWELYTTADLGQKLWDTLWAAARPLGGVIAGRGAFNSLRLEKGYRSFGTDMTYEHDPYEAGVGFAVKPDKGDFIGKAALERRATDVRRKLTCLTIEDPRSVVMGKEPVYDGERAVGYVTSAAYGYTIGKGIAYAWLPAEVAVPGATVHIGYFDQRVEAVVGEEPLFDPSMSRLRG
- a CDS encoding sulfotransferase family protein, producing the protein MRSPTFVFGTGRSGSTALSRILNAHPDVLSLNEYMASVGDAAFPSGELGGEEFWQAIFRPAPHFERMLRSGVPLPEFLYTRRPGRYATGTTGIPALSLMVLPHLTDDPDGLLDALGAAVVRWPERTAAEHHRALFGLLCARFGRTAVVERSGYSTGWAPRLREAFPDAGFVHLFRDGPDCALSMSRHPGYRAISLLREIKSRAGVGSFAELTPEHVRALPPDLAPLLDDRFDPALVRDRHIPLRVFGALWSELVTEGTEFLTRLPADRRAALSYESLLDHPAEELTRLAEFIGVDPLPRWLRTGAALLDHSRRGSARGLPAAELARLRDDCAPGTRALKG
- a CDS encoding GtrA domain-containing protein — translated: MDTARGRHGTAPGAVTAFARFAVCGGGVGVASGFAVAALASWLPWALANALITVASTLLATELHARFTFGAGGRATWRQHTQSAGSAVAAYAVTCVAVLVLRESVAEPGAVLEQVVYLSASALAGVARFAVLRLVVFARNRPGRDLCLVA
- a CDS encoding acyl-CoA dehydrogenase family protein — protein: MARALDRVLAVVEERRAEFDEKRHIPREVIAVFKDAGIYRAGAPRRFGGDALPPADFLRLVERISAVDGSAGWVASFGSSLVYLAALPLATQAELYADGPDVVFAGGLFPVQPAERVPGGYRVSGRWRFASGCTAADVLGVGIKAGADRAGRPLTAVLRPDRVRIAENWDVVGLRGTGSHDLVVDGEVVPEEWTFVRGSEATVDEPLYRYPTVPYASQVLAVVGLGVARAALDHVIAQGGRPGHTGAPRPAERATYRITVGQAEAQLRSARAFFYEATEEAWTTVEAGDPVTDRQASALRLASAHLAKTSFDVVRAAYQLGGIDAVDEASPLQRHLRDASVVPQHAFLQEGMYDGAGAVLMGAEPFPGYL
- a CDS encoding ABC transporter substrate-binding protein, producing MATRIRQWRAGVAGLAVLGLALTACGGAKVGDESSGSDSSGDSGKCGTFNLAVNPWVGYEANAAVVAYVAENDLGCKVTKKDLKEEIAWQGFGTGEVDAVIENWGHDDLKKKYITDQKTAVEAGATGNEGLIGWYVPPWLAKEHPDITDWNNLDKYADEFKTSESGGKGQLLDGDPSFVTNDEALVKNLKLDFKVVYAGSETALIQAFRDAEKNKKWVIGYFYEPQWFMAEVPLVKVKLPEYKAGCDADAEKVACDYPVYKLDKIVSTKFAESGSPAYDLVKNFTWTNDDQNTVAKYIAVDKMTPEAAAKKWVEANRAKVDAWIK